In one window of Gossypium hirsutum isolate 1008001.06 chromosome A01, Gossypium_hirsutum_v2.1, whole genome shotgun sequence DNA:
- the LOC107917422 gene encoding uncharacterized protein: MVAMKYERCVKFEDGLRDSLRVLIALQRECVFSELVEKAKIEEEVKRTECLNREKERGKNKREAETPGVGQRPRTRARNNGPIRVGPPVANPEVPHCADCRRRHGGECWKRMGTCFACATMEHRIKDCLRTLSQEPAAGLGGAQPPRGRQLPPRGRGQARGGNGNGRGLEALGKNTSHAEARQPALVYAARHREDGDAPDVITGMFIIYELPYTALIDIGSTHSYVACNKTKSLGDMFEIIVNEMTVISPLGQSVGVNKKFRDVLLVAQGVTF; this comes from the coding sequence ATGGTGGCAATGAAGTATGAGCGTTGCGTTAAGTTTGAGGATGGGCTTAGAGATAGCCTTAGGGTGTTGATAGCTCTACAAAGGGAATGCGTTTTCTCGGAGttggtggagaaagcaaagatagaGGAGGAGGTAAAGCGCACTGAGTGCCTAAACCGGGAGAAggaaaggggtaagaataagagggaggcTGAGACCCCGGGTGTTGGACAAAGGCCTAGGACTAGGGCCAGAAATAATGGGCCAATTAGAGTAGGGCCCCCTGTTGCTAATCCAGAGGTGCCCCATTGTGCTGATTGTAGGAGAAGGCAtggaggcgagtgttggaagagaaTGGGAACTTGTTTCGCTTGTGCgactatggagcataggatcaaggaTTGCCTTCGAACGCTAAGTCAAGAGCCAGCAGCGGGTCTAGGAGGTGCTCAGCCACCAAGGGGTAGACAGTTGCCACCAAGGGGTCGTGGACAGGCCAGGGGCGGTAACGGCAATGGACGTGGACTCGAAGCTCTAGGAAAAAATACGAGCCATgctgaggcgagacagccagctttggtttatgctgctcgtcacCGAGAAGACGGGGATGCCCCAGATGTGATAACGGGtatgtttattatatatgagttACCTTACACAGCCTTGATTGACATtggatcgacgcattcatatgttgcatgcaatAAGACTAAGTCTTTGGGTGATATGTTTGAGATTATTGTGAATGAGATGACTGTGATAAGTCCGTTAGGGCAATCTGTAGGAGTGAATAAGAAGTTTAGGGATGTACTTTTAGTAGCTCAAGGGGTTACCTTTTGA